The Thermococcus alcaliphilus sequence TTGCAAAAATAGCATTCATAGAAGTTAGGCCGGAGTTTTCCCAAAACGTCAAACCGGGCGATGTAATAGTCGCGGGGAGGAACTTTGGAATTGGCTCTTCCAGAGAGTCAGCTGCTTTGGCCCTAAAGGCCTCTGGGATAAGTGGGATTATAGCGAAGTCCTTTGGAAGAATATTTTACAGAAATTGCATTAATCTAGGTATCCCTCTCCTGATCGGGGACACAGAGTGGCTGAACGATGGAGATGAAATCGAGGTAGACTGGAGAAGCGGGATCGTAAGAAAAGACGATGAATCGAGAAGATTTGAGCCGTTAGATGACTTCCTATTTGCAATAGTTATGGAAGGCGGGATAATAAATTACGTGAGGGGGAGGGATGACTTGTGCATAGAGTAGCGGTAATCAAAGGAGACGGCATTGGCATTGAAGTAACAGAGGCTGCGATGAAAGTCATAGAGGCTGTAACCGACAGGATAGAATTTGTCGAGTTCGAAGGAGGATTTAGAGTATTTGAAAGATACGGAGTTCCAATAAGGGGGGAGGATATAGAAGAGATAAGAAAAATGGACGCTGTACTGTTCGGAGCAACAACGACTCCATTCAACGTTCCAAACTATAAAAGTCTGATTCTAACACTTAGAAAAGAACTAGGGCTCTATGCTAACCTCAGAATAATCCCAGACCTGTGGAATGGCAGGGAGATTTATGTAGTTAGAGAAAACAGCGAAGGCCTTTACTCAGGGATGTT is a genomic window containing:
- a CDS encoding 3-isopropylmalate dehydratase small subunit encodes the protein MRVWKFGDNISTDEITPGRYNLTKDPQELAKIAFIEVRPEFSQNVKPGDVIVAGRNFGIGSSRESAALALKASGISGIIAKSFGRIFYRNCINLGIPLLIGDTEWLNDGDEIEVDWRSGIVRKDDESRRFEPLDDFLFAIVMEGGIINYVRGRDDLCIE